TCAGACGCCTCAATACAGTACGCGAGTAGCATGGAATTATTAATGGCGGTTTTCAACCCAAACCCAAAGCTTTCATTTTTAGTCTATATATTAaaaccctccattttatttcccAGTTAATTTTCAAACAAAGGTCTCTGAAGAAAATGGCTATGGCAGCAATTTTGTTGCTGTTTTTAACGTTATTTTCGAATTCAAAAGCTGATCGAGATTTCGATGTTCGTCAACACCTCTGTACTGTAACAAGGTCTCGCTCTTCTTCACTATCTCACTGAATCGTAGTTTCACCATCTTTACAATTTTGAATCAGgtttatatgattattttagttttttttttcttattcataccttcttctttttttggaGCAGATATGGTGCTGTGAAAGATATTGTTGACAATTCGTTTATACCTTCTGATATTCCTCAAGGCTGTACTCCTATCCACTTAAATCTTGtggtaattttgttttattttcttgaaagtTGAGTTTTTAATTCTTCGCGGTAGCTAGAAATGCTGTTGAGATTAAGTTCATATGGAGTAGATGTATATTTTGGATCTACATTTTATTGTTCGATGAAGTTTGTCTTTACAAAATTTAGcataattattctttaataatATGCCCCCACTGAACCAAATTTAATAAGATGCATGGGAGAAGTTGGGTAAGTATTGTGCATTGTCTCCAATTGTTAGCTTATTGGATATCTTTAAGATTTGCTGCTGTTATATTCTGTGCAAAGCATAGCAGTTTTGAGATTGCTTGTTACTCATTGAACTGCCTTTTAAGACTCATTGTTTTGCTTGAGATTTCTAGTGTGGTTAGTTATTACTTGTTGCATGTCCAAACTCTGCCATCTTGGGAGTACAAACAAAAGGGATTagttcaaatttttgtttttaggcAAGACATGGAACGCGTTCTCCTACAAAGAAGCGGGTGAGAGAGATGGAAAAGCTGGCTTCTCATATAAAGGAACTTATAGAAGATGCCAAACAGAGGAATTTGTCCTTACAAAAAGTCCCTGCTTGGTTTCATAACTGGGAGTCTCCTTGGAAAGGGAAACTGAAAGGTGGAGAGTTGGATATCAAAGGAGAAGAGGAATTGTATCAGCTTGGAATCAGGGTTAGGGAAAGATTTCCTGATATATTTAACGAGGAATACCACCCCGATGTGTATCCCATAAAGACTACTCAAGTGAGTTctatgtttgaaaatttatcttctattatatatatatgtgtgtgtgtgtgtgtgtgtgtgtgtgtgtgtgattaagaggtttttttgtttgatttgtgaTTTCTGGTATAACATATGGATGCTACTGCAAACCTATTTTCCTTTATCCCCATCTCTGAAGATGGTCTTATtgtacattatttatttatttagaatttcCTTCTTAATTTGTGGGAAAGATTCCTCGGGCTTCCGCTAGTGCTGTTGCATTTGGCATGGGGCTATTTAGTGGAAAAGGAAGTCTAGGTCCAGGTCGTCATCGAGCATTTGCTGTTACAAGTGAAAGTCGAGCAAGTGACACAATCCTGAGGTTTTTTGAGTGTTGTCAAACCTACAAGGTATGGACGATGTTTCTTCATTATTATTACAGCACCAACACAAATATGGTTAATGCGATTATGTGTTTCtagatttttcatatttttatactgaTATTAATTTTGGCTACAAATTTGAGAAGTTTGATGCAAGAAAATTAGCTGAGATTTTAAGTTAGTCAAACAttcattttgttgttttcttaatcatttttgtacatTTTATACATATCCAGCACCTTTACCTCTTAGATTAATCTAACCTTCAACTTTCGGATTTGATTCATTTGTTGATCAATCTAACCTTTACCGCTTAGATTAATCTAATCATTTTGTTGATTCATTTGTGCTGTAATTTGATTGGTTTGCCTTCTTATTTGCTTATTTAAGCTGAATTTTGTGAGTGCAGGACTTCAGGAAAAACCAAGAGCCTTCTTTCAATAAGCTGAAAGAACCGATCCTGACAGAGATTACCTCTGCATTGGCTAAGCGGTATGAGTTCAATTTTACAAGACAGGATATATCCTCTCTCTGGTTTCTGTGTAAACAGGTACTCATCTTCTTTTCATGTAAATTTTGTAGTTCATACCCTGTTAAAAATCAGGAAGCTCTAATATTGGTCAATTCAACTTTAGTCTTATATTTTGGTTCCTTTGATTTTCAATATGGCAGGAATCATCCTTGTTGGATATAACTGATCAAGCTTGCAGTCTTTTCAGTCCCACTGAGGTATTCTCATGCTTCATTACTCTTTATGGAGAAATCAATATAAACAGCTTCATTGGAGTTGGGATCTGTTCATTTAAAAGATTGGAGATAGTATGCATATCCCATCACTGCTCATATTGGAAATACTGCTGATATGTAGGGGCCGTTATCATTTTCCAGAATGtagacatttttttaaaaatattgatgctACTAATGTTCGCTAGGAGTATAGATCATCTCTAaatattttgaagcttaaattttatacagtttattttatttatatgtttattatttttcattaatctAACATATATCATTTGCTGATCTCCATACCAGTAAATACATAGAAGAAATTGCCTTCATTAAGATAACCATCTTGTTTGTTTAGATTACTTTGTCTTTGTTCCTTAAGTAAATATTAAGGAAAAATGAACCAAGATCTTTACTTTCAGGGAAGCTTGTATCCTGCTATTTGTCACGCTAATTTCAACAGTATATTTAGTTAATCTTGTTATTTTCCATGCTATATGGGTTTTaaccttcaaagctgtctaaaTATTTAGGTTGCTTTGTTGGAGTGGACGGATGATATACAGATGTTCATGGTAAAGGGTTATggtaaatcattaaattatagAATGGGAGTGCCTTTGCTTAAAGATGTTCTGCAATCCATGTCAGAAGCTATCAACGCTGACGAAGGtaatatttttatgagtttttggttGTACAGTCTTTACTTGTCTAGGAGTGGGTGATATTTAGCAATGAGTAGTCTTGAATTGcctataaaatattataaattgtcTTCTTCTTAGTCTGATGTTGTTCTCTCTTATTATTGCAAGGGCAGAAtaattcacaattcaacttaacataattattacataattaGTTGACTTCTTCTGTCTGTAACTTTCCTGCAAGTTTTTAATCTAGAGAATGAAGTGGGGCAAAAAAATCAAGAGCATTTTTAGGGTTGCTATTGTTGCCATTCATTAGCATAATTTCTTGAGAGATTGCTGAACCTAAAGTAGATGAGATATACTTTTCTTGTGAGAATAGCTTACCGTACAAGGCAAAAGCTTGCTTGATAATTGCTTGTTCTCAATTTTGACTTCCAATATTTTCCTCGTGTGTAGATAACCAAGTACCTGGCAGTTATGAGAAGGCAAGATTGCGTTTTGCACATGCAGAAACTGTAGTTCCTTTTTCGTGCTTGCTTGGGCTTTTCCTTGAAGGATCTGGTCAGTGCTTTCAGCCTTACATTGTTGCATCCTTGATAACCTGTTTCACGACAATACTTAAAAGCGAGATTATGTGCATCTGCATAAGGTTCTTACTATTTGCTGATAACTTGGTGTTTATTTAAACATTGCAGATTTTGAACGAATACAAAAGGAGGAGCCTTTGGATCTCCCTCCTAAGCCTCCCCAGAAAAGAAATTGGAGAGGCAGCATTGTGGCACCTTTTGCTGGGAATAATATGCTGGTCTTATATAGCTGTCCGGCTAATTCTTCAAGCAAATACTTTGTGCAAGTTCTACACAATGAGCATCCCATCCCAATGCCTGTAAGTTATTGACTTTGAAGGTTCTTCTCCTAGGCATTGCTTGGTAGGGTGGAAAGAAAATTGAGAGATGAAAAattagaggaaaatggaaagaaaatatattttttctttccattgcCGTCTTTGGTTCAAAAgatgaaaagtgaaaaaatgaaaagaaaaagcaatttTCCTTCGTTAGTTGTCATGTAGAAAGGAAgatggaaggaaaaaaaaacatgaaaattttaaaaaatgcacACTTAATGTACATCTCATTTAGTCATGTTCTCTCTCCTTTATACGCATTATGATGGAAAACCATGGTCTTTATTAATTTCTTCATATCAATTACACTCAAAATTAACGTTTTTCACTTCCCTGTGCATCACTTCTTCACTCaaccaagttttttttttcagtctTCCAATAATTCACTGGTTATACCAGCAAAAGGAAATGttatttttgtcatttcatGTTCCGACAACATGAAATTATTAGCATTAGTGTTACTGTCAATGGGCAGGAGTGATGATTACATCAAAAAAACGTTGTGAAATCCCATGTTCGCCTGCCTTAATTGTACTTAGTTTTTACCTAGTTTCTTGTTTCTTGTTTATGCTTTAGTTTTGCATGCTACGGTTTTTTAAGATCCTACATGAACTTTTTCctatttcatgtaaatatcttCTAATATCGGTTTGATAGTGATGTTTCTTTTGTGGTGAATAGGGTTGTGGCAGTACCGACTTTTGTCCATTTCAAGTTTTCAAGGTACCATAATCAGATCCTTCTTGTATGAACTATAGACATAATAATGACTTTCTCCTCATAGTTGCAAATGTCACTTCCAGGATAAAATTGTCGAACCCCATTTTATGCACGATTACGATACCCTTTGCAATGCACATCTTGATGAGTCAAAGCATAAGCCTGAAACCAGTAAGTTATCACAACTGTTCCATTGGATCTTTCGGCTGGGGGGGAATGATGATACACCATCCCACGGAGTTGAATTGTAGTCTGCTTTTCAAGGAACAAAAATTGAAGGTATAATTGTTTCCTTTTCCTTGTAGCCACTCTTTTTTCTGTATTCACTCTATGGCTAAACACAAAATCGATTTTGGTACAACGATGTATCTTGGTACATGGCTTTTTTCTAATAGTCTGATTGGAGGATTCATGTAGGAAAGGGATTATGAATATTATAGgatctcttttctctctttatatacatacataaggTGTAATCGTCTAGGTGAGCCTGAATATATACTTAAGTTCGAATTTGATTAGCTTAATAGTTAAGCATAGGgttactaatatatattaagggtaataatgtaatttaataaaataaaaatatgtaaagcTCACGAGTCGTGAATCAAGTATTCCTAAGCTCAAATTTGACTCAATAGCTCAAGTTGCTCAAGCTTGAGCTAGGCTTGATAATTAgctaatcaattttaattttctttttttgaggtAAACGGgcattagttatttatttatactcaatCATATACAGGCATATGCGTTGGGGACTGTCATGGGGGAATCCACAGTATGGAACGAAGGGAAGTACAGTAGATTGATAGTATACGAGGACATTGTCCCCACCTTagtattttattgttaataaaacttaaattaattaactccTGTGTTGGTTGTATACGAAGGTTTTTGGAGAGTTTGTGGTTGGAGGAAACGGTGAGACATTTAATGACAAAATTATTAGGAAAATTGCACCGACATACCATAGATTTCGACTAGGTTGTAGACATATCATCGGGGGGGGGGGCCCAGAACCGACAGTATTGGGACCACAAACGTGCAAAATCTATTATAGCGTCTAGggtaaattaattatgtttaaatttgaatctaATTTTTCAACAGACCTAACTggttaaagaaaaacaaattagttTCTTCCTGTGTTGTTTTTCTAGTTCACATGTTGTGAGTGTGGTAACTTCTTCTCATATCATGCTTAATCTATGGGAATGGTTCTAATAAggttcttattattattattattattgcggTTCTAAGTTTTTGAACTGAACAATATTAATTCTAccttttttcccattttaaatttattatgaataaaGAATTCTGATTCTATTTAATGTCTTTGTTagatgaatttatttttaaagagatttattacagttatatatggaaataaatattaaaatttttattaattttgtttaaataaataggAAGAGTTGAAGTTGTTCTTGTATTATTTTACCCAAAGCTcaactttaatttgataaataaaggAGTAAAATCTTACATCGAAAACATCTTTAAAACTGTAGTTTTTtcaattaacttgaaaattttattggaaaataaaaagtggTTCTTAATAACATAGCTACCCTATGTTATAATATTAGTGgtataattttgtattatagatgttaaaaattaagatttactGAGTAACTAAGATATAATTAACATCCAAGTCCTAAGAAAAAGGGAGTTGACAGGGTTGGTCCACATAAATGGAGTTAATAGattaaaccaaaaccaaatttgaaattaatctTAGATACATATTTAAGCCTATTATTCTTTTTGCTATACATAAATCTAAGTGTGTTAAATGGagtcttataatatttttttcttttttagatttaatatatttttataatgcttAAAACACtgtttggataaatttttaacttaaaattgtcttggaaaatgtgtttttattgaataaaatttataaataaaatgaattttagaaTATACATAGAAATGCTATTCAAGAGATGTAAAACATTGTAGGTGGGGTAGATAAGTGAAATTGTagaaataagtaaatattatttaatagaattttCATAATTACTCTAGTAATACGTTACGCCTGTGTATAATATTCACTATTAAACTTTGCAAgctatttaaataatttcaaatataaaattaatactttATTTATGAATAAACATTTTGAGTTCATCACGAAATATACACAATTATATGAATAAGTTGTCGTTAATTGAAAGCTTATCTTTTAGTTATGATATATgggaaattaatttatctaGATAATTAATGCAtggagatttttatttttaagttatttgattttaaacctttaattagtttaattaatcaaaaggaATGGTTTAAATACACTCTCTATATGGGTACTACACTCTTCAATTTGAAGGAACAAATCCTAATTAAGACTACATTTCATTTCTTAAAGGACTTAAATCGTCCGTTCCTAAAAGAagcagaaaatatttaaaagaaacaaaccttAAAAGTCGattacattctaattttttgaaaaaacaagaaaatccAGTAAATTCTCCTCTGCCAATCCACTCTTTCATCAACTACAATTGTTCCATCTTGGAAAGATCTGTGCTTTTTGCACCTTTGATGGAATTTCTTTGTAGAAAGACCGTCGGAATTTTCGTCCAGTTCTTCCCTTCCTCCGCCACCTCATGTGCCGTTTAGTTCGCCAATCGGCAATGTTTTCGAATTTTCGGcatcttctttaatttcttgaatAACCACCGCTGTACTCGATTTATCCACTtctgaatattaaatttttttgttactgTCAATAAATCTCTTTCCACTATCAGATTTCGAAAACTGCTTGAAGACATGCTTTCGCCTTAAATTAATGGGAATAAGTATTTAGACATAAGAAAGTATAGGTAGACAATTTGTCTTTTTTGcccataaatttttattctaacTTCCAAACGTCAAATGTATTGAAAACCAGACTCAAATCAAGCTAATCTAGTAAACAGAATGTGTACTATACTAGGTGTCAAAATAATtgtatcaattaattaattttatttatttatttattaaaaccaagctataatatatatatatatatatatatatttgaataaaataaagtttttaataatatataaatatttaaaataatatttaatagcCATAAGGGTAAATGTAGCCTttcacatttatatattttaccaatTGGGTCTCTCTTTTTAACTAGATTCAGACCTCaatcttttttaaaaagcgaatttaactattaacctatcaagaaaaaataaaatttctatttttaacaaaatagtgattaaaatgtcaaacttttaaacttggcaatacatattaaaattcaCGTGTACttcacattaatttttttaatataagacAATAGTGTAATGTCAACATAAAGTATACATGGACTTCTATGCAGGTTACCTCCCCAGTatggttaaaaaaattattttactcaaCATTGCCGTTAAAAAGAATGTGGTTAACTCTACTTGGAAggttaatgaataaatttagctaaaaatatAAGAATCAAATTGATCAAAGATGTAAACGTTACGggctaaacttatttttatctttattttttaaatagtattttttaagGTTAATGGATCAggggttaatatatattttggccTTCAAACTTGTCCATTTGTACCTAGTTGGTCTATATTTTATGTTACCTAGTTGGTCCCTATACTTGTATTCTATCAACCAGGTTGGTACTTCTACACTAGTATCGTTATTTTGTGCTGATGTGGCACTATAAGCCAATCCAATGGTGCCCCATAGCAACCTCTCAATGAGTCATAaggcaaacataaattaaaaacataaaaaatctataaattaattaaaatgtttattttttacatCAAAAATGGAATCAGTCGATTTATTCCAAATGtgtttttggtaattttatatatgtcgttaatttttataaaatatttttaaaatttatattgttttgaaaatatataaaatataaacttataaaaatatttaaatatataaaacctataatatatataaatttataaaaaatatattataaaattttataaatatatttgtataaaaatataaacatatgcTTATaactttatacattttatatatttatataatggaaattatttgatacactaCCGTGGAGTTTTTGGACTACATAAGCAAAGTCGAATTGACAAATGTTCTATAGGGttatagtaaattattaaaaataaatatttaataaaaggaGGGACATGTCCAGGGGCgaagtcaaaatattttttaggggtcaaaattaaattttaatttttaatagtctatatctttataattattaaaggattaaatcaaatttttatcatttttagcgGGCCAAAGTTTagttttatctttactaatttaaaattttaaaatttataaagagtcTAATggataattttccattttagggaaGACCGGGCCCCTGCCAGCTCCCTTAAATATGGCCAtgccaattttttaaaattgcttgtggaaaaaaaaatattatcagtATACTTAATATTCaccctttatatatatatatatatatgataggtttttatatatctaaatatttatatatatatatttataagcttatatgttatatatatttaaataacaataccctgaataactaatattttataaaaatagtaaaaaaatataaaattatcaaaaattcatCTAGATTGAATCCAGTCGTCCATATACAATCCATTCTAGATGtgaaaaaaatatacatttttaattaaattttaaaaaaattgttacatGACGTAATAAAAGGCTACCATGTGGCAATGTAAGATTGATTAGTAATGCCACATCAGCACAAACTAACGGTGTTAGTGTGGAGATACCAACTTGATTAACGGAAAACAAATTTAGGGACTCACTagatctaaaaaaaaattaagaaccaACTAGATAGATTAGTTGAAAACGAAAATCTATATATTTcagttttttactttttattatgtttaaatttgatatttaatccttatattttaattttaacataatttgatttctaaaattttataatgttattaattaattcaatagttaatatcattaaatataaTGTGGTTCTATataatttgaaagtaaatttttcttgaaaaaattaaaataagggaTGAACTTTTAAATGTAagaagtatataaaaatttacaGTCGTGATTGTTTGAATCGAACTGAGCTATTGTACCGAGAGCGgattaaaatatcaatactgAGTCGTGAATCGATATAGAGGGGTTAAactggttttaaattttttattttataaatcggAGTGAGTGGGATGGGATCCAACCCGGTTGATTTACAGCATGAGCAAGTGTCCCACACACAGCAAAATGTCTTCAATGATAACGACATTTGGAAttccttttctctcttttaataGTAAAGTTTTAAGCAAATTTTACTCTCCGATCCAAAATGCCGATTTCCGTCCAAAACATGTTCAAAGAACGCAAATTCCCTTTCCTTTTCGCTTTCTCATTTCTTCTCATTTCCGTCACCATCCTCCTCTTTTCCTACTCCTCCTCTTCCCCTTCCCTCCTCCTCTCCACCAATTTCCAAGTTTCCGATCCTCTTCCTCCACCGCCGCGTCCGTTACCCACACGATCTCCGAACAATGTCCCCGTCTCCTCCACGAAACCGGTTTCCAAGACCACCGCCGCAGCTTCTGACGTGGACTTGAATGTGAGTTTGGATATAAAATGGGAGAACTGTCAGTTAGGTCCGTTGGCGGTGGATTATATACCGTGCTTGGATAATTGGAAAGCGATTAAAGAATTGAAATCCAGGAGGCGGATGGAGCATAGGGAAAGGCATTGTCCGAAGCCCAGTCCGAGATGTTTGGCGCCTTTGCCGATTGGTTATAAGGTTCCGGTTCATTGGCCTAAAAGCAGGGACATGGTGAGCTtcagcttttttatttttggtaagatttttgtttaattgatttttatttaaacaaaattacttGCAACATGGTTTAGTCATTGAAAAAGTGTGAAATaaggtttaattttatatatttctttgttttGATAGTTTAGAGACTTAGTTCTTAAATTTTAGTGCGAAAGTGATTTATAGAACTGAAAAGTCgaatttatatgataaaattcTTAACATTTAGTGAACTTCTAGATAATTTTTTGTCTATCTAGAAAATAGTAGTATGCTCTGTTACGATGGCGATTTTAAACATTTCGTTTCTTTAATCATAAGCCTGTTCAATTGCTATGTTATTTTGAGGcttattttttcttgaaatgTCAATTGCCTACACCCAATCTATATTTGGACAGAGGGTATTGAATATGACTCTAGAGGACGGtccaaatatatagaaaaactttaaaaaataaaaataaaaataaaaaattgaacatgcTTGTATCCGGCATATACCCATAATTAACAAGCACACCCAAGTTAGAGTAACATAGCCTATTATACGTGAGGAGTGAGATGCGAAGAACGGAAGTCTGATGTTCACCAGGAACAGGTTTTGGGAAGCTGGGTGctaaaagatataaaatgaaCGAAATTTCTGATGTATAAACATTTCTAGTGTTGTTTTACTTGCTAAATATGCAGGTGATATAACGTATTCGTGCTCGTTTGTAGATTTGGTATAGCAATGTTCCTCATCCTAAGCTTGTGGAATACAAAAAGGAACAGAATTGGGTGCGAAAATCTGGTGATTATTTTGTTTTCCCTGGTGGCGGTACTCAATTTAAGAACGGTGTTCAAAGCTACATTGATTTCATACATAAGGTATGTGCTGGATTTTCCAATCCTTTGGCAAGTTAACACTTGATTTCTGATTTCTCCTCTGCTATTGGTTGAAGTGTGGATCTCAAAAAGactactaatattttattttaagcatcGT
This genomic stretch from Gossypium raimondii isolate GPD5lz chromosome 6, ASM2569854v1, whole genome shotgun sequence harbors:
- the LOC105773694 gene encoding uncharacterized protein LOC105773694, which translates into the protein MAMAAILLLFLTLFSNSKADRDFDVRQHLCTVTRYGAVKDIVDNSFIPSDIPQGCTPIHLNLVARHGTRSPTKKRVREMEKLASHIKELIEDAKQRNLSLQKVPAWFHNWESPWKGKLKGGELDIKGEEELYQLGIRVRERFPDIFNEEYHPDVYPIKTTQIPRASASAVAFGMGLFSGKGSLGPGRHRAFAVTSESRASDTILRFFECCQTYKDFRKNQEPSFNKLKEPILTEITSALAKRYEFNFTRQDISSLWFLCKQESSLLDITDQACSLFSPTEVALLEWTDDIQMFMVKGYGKSLNYRMGVPLLKDVLQSMSEAINADEDNQVPGSYEKARLRFAHAETVVPFSCLLGLFLEGSDFERIQKEEPLDLPPKPPQKRNWRGSIVAPFAGNNMLVLYSCPANSSSKYFVQVLHNEHPIPMPGCGSTDFCPFQVFKDKIVEPHFMHDYDTLCNAHLDESKHKPETSKLSQLFHWIFRLGGNDDTPSHGVEL